Proteins encoded together in one uncultured Flavobacterium sp. window:
- the fumC gene encoding class II fumarate hydratase, whose amino-acid sequence MKYRIEKDTMGEVQVPADKYWGAQTERSRNNFKIGPSASMPHEIIEGFAYLKKAAAYANCDLGVLPIEKRDAIAAVCDEILAGQLNDEFPLVIWQTGSGTQSNMNVNEVIANRAQVLKGFNIGEGDPFIKANDDVNKSQSSNDTFPTAMHIAAYKMVIETTIPGVEKLHATLAKKAAEFKDVVKIGRTHLMDATPLTLGQEISGYAAQLSFGLKALKNTLAHLSEIALGGTAVGTGLNTPKGYDVKVAEYIAKFTNHPFITAENKFEALAAHDAIVETHGALKQLAVSLNKIANDIRMLASGPRSGIGEIHIPENEPGSSIMPGKVNPTQCEALTMVCAQVIGNDMAIAVGGMQGHYELNVFKPVMAANFLQSARLLGDACISFDEHCAQGIEPNYKRIKELVDNSLMLVTALNTKIGYYKAAEIAQTAHKNGTTLKDEAVRLGYVTPEDFDAWVKPEEMV is encoded by the coding sequence ATGAAATACAGAATAGAAAAAGATACTATGGGAGAAGTTCAGGTCCCGGCCGATAAATATTGGGGAGCACAAACAGAACGTTCCCGAAACAATTTCAAAATTGGACCATCGGCATCAATGCCACACGAAATCATCGAAGGTTTTGCTTATCTTAAAAAAGCAGCCGCATATGCTAACTGTGATTTAGGCGTTTTACCAATCGAGAAAAGAGATGCAATTGCTGCCGTTTGCGATGAAATTCTTGCCGGACAATTAAACGACGAATTTCCGTTAGTAATTTGGCAAACCGGTTCAGGAACACAAAGCAATATGAACGTTAATGAAGTTATTGCAAATCGCGCACAAGTTCTAAAAGGTTTTAACATTGGCGAAGGCGACCCTTTTATCAAAGCAAACGACGATGTAAACAAATCGCAATCATCAAACGATACCTTCCCAACAGCAATGCACATTGCAGCATACAAAATGGTAATCGAAACTACCATTCCCGGTGTCGAAAAATTACACGCAACTTTAGCAAAAAAAGCAGCTGAATTTAAGGATGTTGTAAAAATTGGCCGTACGCATCTTATGGATGCAACACCTCTAACATTAGGACAAGAGATTTCAGGTTATGCCGCTCAATTATCCTTCGGATTAAAAGCGCTTAAAAATACTTTAGCCCATTTATCAGAAATCGCCTTAGGCGGAACCGCAGTAGGAACCGGCTTGAATACTCCAAAAGGTTACGATGTAAAAGTTGCCGAATATATTGCAAAATTCACCAATCATCCTTTTATAACTGCCGAAAATAAATTTGAAGCTCTGGCTGCTCACGACGCAATAGTTGAAACACATGGAGCATTAAAACAACTGGCAGTTTCTTTAAATAAAATTGCAAACGATATTAGAATGTTAGCTTCCGGACCACGCTCAGGAATTGGCGAAATTCATATTCCCGAAAACGAACCGGGATCTTCAATCATGCCAGGAAAAGTAAACCCAACACAATGTGAAGCCTTAACAATGGTTTGCGCACAAGTTATAGGAAACGATATGGCAATTGCCGTTGGCGGTATGCAAGGACATTATGAACTGAATGTTTTTAAACCCGTAATGGCAGCAAACTTCCTTCAATCAGCTAGACTTTTGGGTGACGCTTGTATCTCATTTGATGAACATTGCGCGCAGGGAATTGAACCTAACTACAAACGAATCAAAGAATTAGTAGACAATTCATTGATGTTAGTTACCGCTTTAAACACAAAAATAGGCTATTACAAAGCTGCCGAAATTGCTCAAACTGCTCACAAAAACGGAACAACTCTTAAAGACGAAGCTGTTCGTTTGGGTTACGTAACCCCGGAAGATTTTGATGCATGGGTAAAACCGGAAGAAATGGTTTAA
- a CDS encoding NAD(P)-dependent oxidoreductase: MKFGIIKERKSPPDRRVVFAPSELAKLKQLYHDAVVEVESSDIRIFSDLQYKSMGITVTDDVSNCDVLFGVKEVPVENLIPNKAYFFFSHTIKKQPYNRKLLKAILEKNIDLYDHETIVDAENRRLIGFGKYAGMVGVYNGIRAFGIKFELFKLPKAETLAGKDDLIKHLKRITMPALKFVVTGTGKVGSGAKEILDAIKIKEITVENYLTKNYTQAVYVQLDVLEYNKRIDGQVIDFNDFIDHPEAYVSDFEKFTKVSDIYFAGHFHASGAPMILTKEMLNANDCKLKVVADISCDVNGPIACTLRSSTIAEPLYGYFPLEDREVDVFHPAAVVVMAVDNLPCEIPKDASEGFGEQFMEHVIPAFFNGDKDGILKRAKITENGKLTPRFSYLQDYVDGN, from the coding sequence ATGAAATTTGGAATCATAAAAGAAAGAAAAAGCCCACCAGATCGCCGAGTTGTTTTTGCTCCAAGTGAATTGGCAAAACTCAAACAGTTGTATCATGATGCTGTTGTTGAGGTAGAAAGTTCTGATATCAGAATTTTTTCGGACCTTCAGTATAAAAGTATGGGCATTACGGTTACAGATGATGTTTCTAATTGTGATGTTTTATTTGGTGTGAAAGAAGTTCCTGTAGAAAATTTAATTCCTAATAAAGCATATTTTTTCTTTTCACATACTATAAAAAAGCAACCATATAATAGAAAATTATTGAAGGCTATTTTAGAGAAGAATATCGATTTGTACGATCATGAAACTATTGTTGATGCTGAGAATCGCCGCCTAATTGGTTTTGGAAAATATGCCGGAATGGTTGGTGTTTATAACGGAATTCGTGCTTTTGGGATAAAATTTGAATTATTTAAGTTACCAAAAGCAGAAACTCTTGCCGGAAAAGACGATTTAATTAAACATTTAAAGCGTATTACAATGCCTGCTTTAAAGTTCGTTGTTACCGGAACCGGAAAGGTGGGAAGCGGAGCTAAGGAAATTCTGGATGCTATTAAAATAAAAGAAATCACAGTTGAAAATTATCTAACTAAAAACTATACGCAGGCAGTTTATGTGCAGTTGGATGTTTTAGAATATAATAAAAGAATCGACGGTCAGGTTATAGATTTTAATGATTTTATAGATCATCCGGAAGCTTACGTTTCGGATTTCGAAAAATTCACTAAGGTTTCAGATATTTATTTTGCGGGTCATTTTCACGCAAGTGGAGCTCCAATGATTTTGACAAAAGAAATGCTAAATGCGAATGATTGTAAATTAAAAGTTGTTGCTGATATTTCGTGTGATGTAAACGGACCAATTGCCTGTACTTTGCGTTCTTCGACAATTGCAGAACCTTTGTACGGTTATTTTCCTTTGGAAGATAGAGAAGTTGATGTTTTTCATCCGGCTGCAGTTGTAGTGATGGCAGTTGATAATTTACCATGCGAAATCCCAAAAGATGCAAGTGAAGGTTTTGGTGAGCAATTTATGGAACACGTAATTCCTGCCTTTTTTAATGGAGATAAAGATGGAATCCTGAAACGTGCAAAAATAACCGAAAACGGAAAACTAACTCCAAGATTCAGTTATTTACAGGATTATGTAGACGGCAATTAA
- a CDS encoding serine hydrolase domain-containing protein gives MQMNFLKRTNIAQILFLILVLSSCGKDKKTSIDKASTVEDTFPKMKPLGPEKRLTQAYINSVAGRINHFYTKNWPNNSMNGSFLVARNGQIIFERYNGYANKNEGTKITAETSVQIASVSKVLTATAVLKLVNSGKIDLDQKVNTILKTFPYEDCTIRMLLSHRSGMRNYAYFTDHDKSVWDRHNQLTNKDILEILATKNIGLESKTGTRFSYCNTNYAMLALIIEKITGLTYKEAMSKMIFKPLGMTHTYVFDNDKDRKNIVPSYKGNGAEIGFDYLDNVYGDKNIFSTVRDLLKFDRARNSPDFLKPALLKQVYTGYSNERKGEKNYGLGIRMINWDSGQNYYFHNGWWHGNTSSYIPLMKEHVTIIALSNKMTRNTYAVRKLTPIFGDYPFNFKDEE, from the coding sequence ATGCAAATGAATTTCCTTAAAAGAACAAATATAGCACAAATACTTTTTCTAATTTTAGTTTTAAGTTCATGTGGAAAAGATAAAAAAACGAGTATTGACAAAGCTTCTACAGTAGAAGATACTTTCCCAAAAATGAAACCTTTAGGTCCTGAAAAGCGACTTACTCAGGCCTATATAAATTCAGTAGCCGGAAGAATAAATCACTTTTATACCAAAAACTGGCCAAACAATAGTATGAACGGAAGTTTTTTGGTCGCTAGAAATGGTCAAATTATCTTTGAACGCTACAATGGTTACGCTAATAAAAATGAAGGAACCAAAATAACAGCAGAAACATCTGTGCAAATTGCGTCTGTAAGCAAAGTTTTGACTGCTACGGCGGTTCTAAAACTTGTAAACTCCGGTAAAATTGATTTAGATCAAAAAGTAAACACTATTTTAAAAACATTTCCATACGAAGATTGTACCATTAGAATGTTGTTAAGTCATCGTAGCGGAATGCGTAATTATGCTTATTTCACAGATCATGATAAATCGGTTTGGGACAGACATAATCAGCTTACTAATAAAGATATCTTAGAAATTCTTGCTACAAAAAATATTGGATTAGAATCAAAAACCGGAACACGTTTTAGTTATTGTAATACAAATTATGCAATGCTTGCCCTTATCATTGAAAAAATCACCGGACTTACTTATAAAGAAGCAATGTCAAAAATGATTTTCAAACCTCTGGGAATGACTCATACTTATGTTTTTGACAATGACAAGGATCGTAAAAACATTGTTCCTTCTTATAAAGGTAATGGCGCAGAAATTGGTTTTGATTATCTTGATAATGTTTATGGAGATAAAAATATCTTTTCGACTGTACGAGATCTTTTAAAATTTGACAGAGCCAGAAACTCACCTGACTTTTTGAAACCTGCTCTTTTAAAACAAGTCTATACAGGTTACAGCAATGAACGCAAGGGTGAAAAAAATTACGGACTTGGTATCCGAATGATTAATTGGGATTCCGGACAAAATTATTACTTTCATAATGGCTGGTGGCATGGTAATACCTCATCTTATATTCCATTAATGAAAGAGCATGTTACCATAATTGCGTTATCTAATAAAATGACCAGAAACACTTATGCGGTTCGTAAACTGACGCCTATATTTGGTGATTATCCGTTTAATTTTAAAGACGAAGAATAA
- a CDS encoding helix-turn-helix transcriptional regulator → MEQKIHQGRNLKRFREMLNIKQEALAYDLGEDWNQKKISMLEQKDVIEDNLLKQISAVLKIPVEAFQNFDEEQAINFISNKFDNGAIGFQKNDNCTFNTIDKIVQLYDEKIALYERMLKEKDEMMVRLEKLINK, encoded by the coding sequence ATGGAACAGAAAATACATCAGGGAAGAAACTTAAAACGTTTCAGAGAAATGCTTAACATAAAGCAGGAAGCATTAGCTTATGATCTGGGCGAAGACTGGAACCAAAAGAAAATTTCTATGCTAGAGCAGAAAGATGTAATTGAAGACAACCTGCTGAAACAAATTTCTGCTGTATTAAAAATTCCTGTTGAAGCTTTTCAGAATTTTGATGAGGAACAAGCCATAAATTTTATTTCTAATAAATTCGATAATGGTGCAATTGGTTTTCAGAAGAATGATAATTGTACATTTAATACAATTGATAAAATTGTACAATTATATGATGAAAAAATTGCATTATACGAGCGTATGTTGAAAGAGAAGGATGAAATGATGGTAAGACTTGAAAAATTAATCAATAAATAA
- a CDS encoding MltR family transcriptional regulator, whose amino-acid sequence MKEHREEIEKVLTFRSTLNKETDRGCALMAASFLESELADLLRKKLVGTKSQLDNLFEFNGPLGTFSSKIKICYSLGFINKATMDDLDLIRKIRNEFGHDYNPIDFSTEAIKNRIGNLKSNFFNSGEVSPRFTFTNTVVGILGTLTGSKKLIKQFEESAIKEPSEELKKATKEMAFKYADEMIQKIKSDSKKN is encoded by the coding sequence ATGAAAGAACATAGAGAAGAAATCGAAAAAGTTTTGACTTTTCGATCAACATTAAATAAAGAAACTGACAGAGGTTGTGCTCTAATGGCTGCGTCATTTTTAGAAAGTGAATTAGCTGATTTGTTGAGAAAAAAATTGGTTGGTACTAAAAGCCAATTAGATAATTTATTTGAGTTTAATGGTCCTTTAGGAACTTTCTCTTCCAAAATTAAAATATGCTACAGTTTAGGATTCATAAATAAAGCCACTATGGATGATCTTGACTTGATAAGAAAAATAAGAAATGAATTTGGGCATGACTATAATCCTATTGACTTTTCAACCGAAGCTATAAAAAATAGGATTGGTAATTTGAAAAGTAATTTTTTCAATTCGGGAGAAGTTAGTCCGAGATTTACATTTACTAATACTGTTGTCGGAATATTAGGTACATTAACTGGTTCCAAAAAATTAATCAAACAGTTTGAAGAATCTGCTATTAAAGAACCATCGGAAGAATTAAAAAAAGCAACCAAAGAAATGGCGTTCAAGTATGCAGATGAGATGATACAAAAAATCAAAAGTGATAGCAAAAAAAACTAA
- a CDS encoding phospholipase D-like domain-containing protein encodes MIAEPKVYIKGIEKKLIEYISSTEKSIYIAMAWFTNNDIKNSLINLKKKNPNIIIEIVVDDNYINDNYFSNTKSDFDSVGIKVKKNLTGIFLHNKFMIIDNQTTITGSYNYSKKANWNLENIIIVNSDNLSNYYFRLFQFITIENFKDENILLLFQHPKFAQSIISTYYNFTKIEYNAFKEKIEIGDCYTYDNGLGDSLFYLPGLIFNSKIKYNEDISSEFELPVNKEIIKKWIENENINLTLDFFRGKENLYHLITDELIENTRSLEIAFKRKIEKIIPADEIAKLIENEVNIIIEDDLWLMNFEPFINKKIIKEIFENLKPIEKKNYW; translated from the coding sequence ATGATTGCCGAACCCAAAGTCTATATAAAAGGAATTGAAAAAAAGTTAATAGAATACATTAGTTCTACGGAAAAGTCAATATATATTGCAATGGCTTGGTTTACTAATAATGATATAAAAAACAGTCTTATTAACTTAAAAAAAAAGAATCCAAACATAATTATAGAAATTGTAGTAGATGATAATTATATAAATGACAACTATTTCTCAAATACAAAATCTGACTTCGATTCTGTTGGCATTAAAGTAAAAAAGAATTTAACGGGTATATTTCTTCATAATAAATTTATGATTATTGATAATCAAACAACGATTACAGGTTCATATAATTATTCAAAAAAAGCAAATTGGAATTTAGAAAATATAATAATAGTAAACTCTGATAATTTAAGTAATTATTACTTTAGGTTATTTCAGTTTATAACAATTGAAAATTTTAAAGATGAAAATATATTACTACTTTTCCAGCATCCGAAATTTGCACAATCAATAATATCAACTTATTATAATTTTACGAAAATAGAATATAACGCATTTAAAGAAAAAATAGAAATTGGAGATTGTTATACCTACGATAATGGATTAGGAGATTCATTATTCTATTTACCTGGTTTAATTTTTAACTCTAAAATAAAGTATAATGAAGATATTTCTTCGGAATTTGAATTGCCTGTAAATAAGGAAATTATAAAAAAATGGATTGAAAATGAAAATATAAATTTAACTCTTGACTTTTTTCGTGGAAAGGAAAATTTATATCATTTAATTACTGACGAGTTAATCGAAAATACAAGGAGTTTAGAAATAGCATTTAAAAGAAAAATTGAAAAAATAATCCCTGCTGACGAAATTGCGAAGTTAATTGAAAATGAAGTAAATATAATTATTGAGGATGATTTATGGTTAATGAACTTTGAGCCATTTATAAATAAGAAAATAATTAAAGAAATATTTGAGAACTTAAAGCCAATCGAAAAGAAAAACTATTGGTAA
- a CDS encoding helix-turn-helix transcriptional regulator yields MEILPSASLAPFIKSYTVVTIDKNLDNEVFYPSGYVDFIVNISEGSATTIINGKRKDTPSIELLGHLTLPTRLTVAQGTSVLIARIYPHASALFFSDPLSEFTNYATDMYDVALSENRELYDRIMEADGLANKITILETYFLQQLKKNETRLKKVSVVQALSQQIFLDSQSLDLPALARQSGLSERYIQKLYLSNIGISPAAFTSVLRFNKSLQLVLNTTQSLTEIAYDCGYYDQAHFIKEFRKFTDITPSASRNSLIKNGPDFQQAVNIGF; encoded by the coding sequence ATGGAGATTTTACCTTCCGCCAGTTTAGCACCATTCATAAAGAGTTACACCGTTGTTACGATTGATAAAAATCTGGACAACGAAGTGTTTTACCCAAGCGGATATGTAGACTTTATCGTTAATATATCTGAAGGATCCGCTACCACTATTATCAATGGTAAACGAAAAGATACTCCATCCATAGAACTTCTGGGACACCTTACCCTTCCTACCCGACTAACTGTAGCTCAAGGCACCTCAGTACTTATAGCCCGGATTTACCCGCATGCCAGTGCATTGTTTTTCTCAGATCCTTTGTCGGAATTTACTAATTACGCGACTGACATGTATGATGTTGCATTAAGCGAAAACAGGGAGTTGTATGATCGCATCATGGAAGCAGATGGACTCGCCAATAAAATAACGATCTTAGAAACCTACTTTCTCCAACAGCTGAAAAAAAACGAAACCCGATTAAAGAAAGTATCGGTGGTTCAGGCTCTGAGCCAGCAGATTTTCCTGGATTCACAATCTTTGGATTTACCTGCTTTAGCCAGACAATCTGGACTATCAGAAAGATATATCCAAAAACTTTACCTCTCGAATATTGGTATCAGTCCTGCGGCCTTTACTTCTGTATTACGATTTAACAAAAGTTTGCAACTCGTACTCAATACCACACAATCGTTGACTGAGATAGCTTACGACTGCGGATACTATGATCAGGCGCATTTCATCAAAGAATTCCGAAAGTTCACAGATATCACTCCTTCCGCTTCCAGAAATTCTCTAATAAAAAATGGCCCCGATTTTCAACAGGCTGTTAACATTGGTTTCTAG
- a CDS encoding S24 family peptidase, with the protein MKEYLDYKGITKYKFCNDLGFSNKFLDNSSNMGTDKACKILHHFPEVNSEWLLTGNGPMLKENSTDIVIMNNDRKTVDSLHMSQEIPLYDLEAVAGLRELFNSGKPQRILDTIKIPNLPKCDGAISVTGDSMYPLLKSGDIILYKETEFENIFFGEMYLLSVKLNDWEEYITVKYVQKSEQGQEFVRLVSQNSHHQPKDIHISKISALALIKASIRINTMM; encoded by the coding sequence ATGAAAGAATACCTTGATTATAAAGGGATTACGAAGTATAAGTTTTGTAATGATTTAGGCTTTTCTAATAAATTTTTGGATAATAGCAGTAACATGGGAACGGACAAAGCGTGTAAAATATTACATCATTTTCCGGAAGTTAATTCAGAGTGGTTGCTTACCGGAAACGGACCAATGTTAAAGGAAAATAGTACAGATATTGTTATAATGAATAATGATCGTAAAACGGTTGATTCCTTGCATATGAGTCAGGAAATACCATTGTACGATCTTGAAGCAGTTGCTGGTTTAAGAGAGTTGTTCAATAGCGGAAAACCGCAAAGAATTTTGGATACTATCAAGATTCCGAATCTGCCAAAATGTGATGGAGCAATTTCTGTAACAGGAGACAGTATGTATCCGTTGCTTAAATCCGGAGATATTATTTTGTATAAAGAAACAGAGTTTGAGAATATCTTTTTTGGCGAAATGTATTTATTAAGTGTCAAATTAAATGACTGGGAGGAATATATTACTGTAAAATATGTTCAGAAATCAGAACAAGGTCAGGAATTTGTGAGACTTGTAAGCCAGAATTCGCATCACCAGCCCAAAGATATTCATATTTCAAAAATATCTGCATTGGCACTTATTAAAGCAAGTATTCGTATTAATACAATGATGTAG
- a CDS encoding DUF3164 family protein, with the protein MNTSIANTKNQIIDLTQFSANQLKEALMKIENKKNEERDAYKKLVAETIPKALLKLHKTSEMISNVKTETFQLFETILDLKNQVYGFKEKQMSHTFSNDKEEITIGYRINEGWDDTVTIGIEKVQNYISSLSTSKETASLVKIVFNLLKKDAKGNLKGSRVLELQKLTKEFNNEEFTDGVEIIASSFKPVRSSWFIEASLINENGTRTNIPLSMSSVDFLHGYAFNFFNQQNEQTNAA; encoded by the coding sequence ATGAACACATCAATTGCAAACACAAAAAACCAAATTATTGATTTAACTCAATTTTCTGCAAACCAATTAAAAGAGGCTTTAATGAAAATAGAAAACAAAAAGAATGAAGAAAGAGATGCCTATAAAAAACTGGTAGCGGAAACGATTCCTAAAGCACTTTTAAAATTGCATAAAACTTCTGAAATGATTAGTAATGTAAAAACAGAAACTTTTCAGCTTTTTGAAACTATTCTTGATTTAAAAAATCAGGTTTATGGTTTTAAGGAAAAACAAATGTCGCATACATTCTCTAATGATAAAGAAGAAATTACAATTGGATATCGCATTAATGAAGGTTGGGATGACACGGTAACAATTGGTATTGAGAAAGTTCAAAATTATATTTCATCACTTTCTACCAGTAAAGAAACGGCTTCGCTTGTTAAAATTGTTTTTAATCTTCTTAAAAAAGATGCAAAGGGAAACCTAAAAGGTTCGAGGGTTCTGGAATTGCAAAAACTTACCAAAGAGTTTAACAATGAAGAATTTACTGATGGAGTAGAAATTATTGCCTCTTCTTTTAAACCTGTACGTTCAAGTTGGTTTATCGAAGCAAGTTTAATTAATGAGAATGGCACCAGAACCAATATTCCGTTGTCTATGTCATCTGTAGATTTTTTACACGGATATGCTTTTAATTTCTTTAATCAACAAAACGAACAGACAAATGCTGCCTAA
- a CDS encoding AraC family transcriptional regulator: MTTDIIELNDFIVLIEQSNTSKTFVQKCEIDGDAVGFAFYGSGNVELEIKHNDQTKYLTNTTGLAICFFGNQKVEFAHKIEPDKPLQSISIFTKPQKLHSLPQVEKEIFENYLPELLHPKEHFVEGPSFYMTLEMQLAVQKIFNTTYTGNTRLLFLKSQINELLAHFYALLATGTKIDFSEIDKNKLYKAKEIVDSSYSKPPSLTQLSKMVGLNSNKLKKNFKELFGIPVFKYVQEERLHKAYELLRESEKTVQESAWEVGYESLSSFSNAFHKKFGMRPNEVRQQFFSNKS, translated from the coding sequence ATGACAACAGATATCATAGAATTAAATGATTTTATTGTTTTAATCGAACAATCCAACACTTCTAAAACTTTTGTTCAGAAGTGCGAAATTGATGGCGATGCAGTTGGTTTTGCTTTTTATGGTTCGGGAAATGTCGAATTAGAAATCAAGCACAACGATCAAACTAAGTATTTAACGAATACAACAGGTTTGGCAATTTGCTTTTTTGGAAATCAAAAAGTAGAATTTGCACATAAAATAGAACCTGACAAACCACTGCAATCGATCAGTATTTTTACAAAACCACAAAAACTTCATTCTTTACCACAAGTCGAAAAAGAAATCTTCGAAAATTATCTTCCGGAATTACTTCATCCAAAAGAGCATTTTGTAGAAGGTCCATCATTTTATATGACACTTGAAATGCAATTGGCAGTTCAAAAAATATTTAATACCACTTATACAGGCAACACGAGATTATTGTTTTTAAAAAGTCAGATCAATGAATTATTGGCACATTTCTACGCACTTTTAGCCACAGGAACAAAAATTGATTTTTCGGAAATAGACAAAAACAAATTGTATAAAGCCAAAGAAATTGTCGACAGCAGTTATTCAAAACCACCATCGCTTACGCAATTATCTAAAATGGTTGGTTTAAACAGCAATAAACTAAAGAAGAATTTCAAAGAACTTTTTGGCATTCCTGTTTTTAAATATGTTCAGGAAGAACGACTTCATAAAGCCTACGAATTACTCCGCGAAAGCGAAAAAACAGTACAAGAATCTGCTTGGGAAGTAGGTTACGAAAGTTTAAGTTCATTTTCGAATGCTTTTCATAAGAAATTCGGAATGCGCCCCAATGAAGTTCGGCAACAATTCTTTTCAAACAAATCATAA
- a CDS encoding NmrA family transcriptional regulator: MNKKKILVLGSNGKTGRRVAERLEQVENIEVRLGSRNEKIPFDWEKPETWEAVLQDIDSVYITFQPDLAIPSAEDSIENFTNLATKLGVQKMVLLSGRGEKEAQLCEKIVKENAKNWTIVQASWFNQNFSESIFLDPILAGMVALPRAEALEPFIDADDIAEVVTASLLDDKHNGQTYELTGPRLLTFKEIVNEIAEVSGRDIAFQALTLEEYTQMLKEYQVPEDHIWLVNYLFEQVLDGRNSTVTSDVEKVLGRKAKDFSAYAKETAQTGIWNS; the protein is encoded by the coding sequence ATGAACAAAAAGAAAATTTTAGTCTTGGGTTCCAACGGAAAAACAGGACGCAGAGTAGCCGAAAGATTAGAACAAGTTGAGAATATCGAAGTTCGTTTGGGTTCCAGAAACGAGAAAATTCCATTTGATTGGGAAAAACCGGAAACCTGGGAAGCAGTTCTTCAGGATATTGATTCCGTTTACATTACTTTTCAGCCTGATTTGGCCATTCCTTCAGCAGAAGATTCAATTGAGAATTTCACTAATCTTGCCACAAAATTAGGCGTTCAAAAAATGGTTTTGCTTTCCGGAAGAGGCGAAAAAGAAGCACAGCTTTGTGAAAAAATTGTAAAAGAGAATGCCAAAAACTGGACGATTGTCCAAGCAAGCTGGTTCAATCAAAACTTTAGCGAAAGCATATTTTTAGATCCAATACTAGCAGGAATGGTTGCTTTGCCAAGAGCAGAAGCGCTGGAACCTTTTATAGATGCCGATGATATTGCTGAGGTAGTTACAGCTTCACTTTTGGACGACAAACATAACGGACAAACGTATGAATTAACAGGTCCAAGATTGTTAACCTTTAAAGAAATCGTTAACGAAATTGCTGAGGTTAGTGGCCGAGATATCGCTTTTCAGGCCTTAACTTTAGAAGAATACACACAAATGTTAAAAGAATATCAAGTTCCCGAAGATCATATTTGGTTAGTTAATTATCTTTTTGAACAAGTATTAGACGGACGAAATTCAACTGTAACTTCTGACGTAGAAAAAGTTCTGGGCAGAAAAGCAAAAGATTTTTCTGCTTACGCGAAAGAAACGGCCCAAACCGGAATCTGGAATTCTTGA